One Drosophila willistoni isolate 14030-0811.24 chromosome 2R unlocalized genomic scaffold, UCI_dwil_1.1 Seg167, whole genome shotgun sequence DNA segment encodes these proteins:
- the LOC26530098 gene encoding accessory gland protein Acp29AB has protein sequence MYFLYILLFLVNVLFVLSADNCLLDEPQHECDEYCYSSVKPFLSYIPSMFKRLEACETLNPPYAYGKLNKIDNQLSQQLELMLRKIDALEIFKPSYCDNRIDKIEHLTDTVSELKKEVEMLRTHEENMKATVEDLKHQFRLLERPNFQKIGLKYYYIESSKDLTWLQAQQKCSKWGGHLASLQSETEWKNLKSKLKGKDFWIDINDIGKEGTYMSATNNKPAKYFQWKDTEPTNRNPYNSKDEDCVELREDFSYQMNDRSCDDKISFICESDTEKFNN, from the exons atgtattttttatatattttattatttttggtaaacgttttatttgtattgagTGCAGATAATTGCTTG TTGGATGAACCTCAGCACGAATGCGATGAGTATTGCTATAGCTCTGTGAAACCTTTTCTTTCGTATATACCTTCGATGTTCAAGCGATTGGAAGCTTGTGAAACTCTTAATCCTCCTTATGCCTATGGGaaactaaacaaaattgataacCAATTGAGCCAGCAGCTGGAATTAATGCTAAGAAAAATAGATGCCTTGGAAATATTCAAGCCATCCTATTGTGATAATAGAATTGATAAAATTGAACATCTTACGGATACAGTAAGCGAATTAAAAAAGGAAGTGGAAATGTTAAGGACTCATGAAGAAAATATGAAGGCAACTGTAGAAGATTTAAAGCATCAGTTTAGATTATTGGAAAGGCCCAATTTCCAGAAAATTGGTCTAAAATATTACTATATTGAAAGCTCAAAAGATCTGACTTGGTTACAAGCCCAACAAAAATGTTCTAAATGGGGTGGTCACCTGGCGAGTTTGCAAAGTGAAACAGAatggaaaaatttgaaatcgAAACTTAAAGGAAAGGATTTTTGGATTGACATAAATGATATCGGGAAGGAAGGAACGTATATGTCAGCAACGAATAATAAACCAGCAAAGTACTTTCAATGGAAAGATACTGAACCTACTAATCGCAATCCTTATAACAGCAAGGATGAAGATTGCGTCGAGTTACGAGAAGACTTTTCATACCAAATGAATGATCGTTCGTGCGATGATAAAATATCCTTCATTTGCGAGTCAGACACcgaaaaattcaataattga
- the LOC124460159 gene encoding uncharacterized protein LOC124460159 — protein sequence MPPFCCGGRRCAADLSREHQNVLQKLGKKASDELLTTDVDYVRPLALKFYARHDWPYFHCTKEEIYKMRVQCDPKSLDMAAKLSPPRKSLEGPAKYVIKHATATPITTNQVYGWYHDRAFYYPKTDRGVFIFPRQEDPLIKQILRDRLANSLDR from the coding sequence ATGCCCCCATTTTGCTGCGGAGGTCGTCGTTGTGCCGCAGATTTGTCACGTGAACATCAAAATGTATTACAGAAACTGGGCAAAAAGGCCTCCGATGAACTGCTTACTACCGATGTTGATTATGTTCGTCCATTGGCCCTGAAGTTCTACGCACGCCATGATTGGCCCTACTTCCATTGCACCAAAGAGGAAATCTATAAGATGCGAGTTCAATGTGATCCGAAGTCCTTGGATATGGCTGCCAAGCTCTCGCCACCTAGAAAAAGTCTAGAGGGTCCTGCAAAATATGTGATTAAACATGCCACAGCAACACCAATTACAACAAATCAAGTCTATGGCTGGTATCATGATCGGGCTTTTTATTATCCAAAAACGGATCGCGGCGTATTCATATTTCCACGTCAGGAAGATCCATTGATTAAGCAAATTTTACGTGATCGACTGGCCAATTCGTTGGATCGTTAG